caaaaatgcaaaaacagCTCAAACATTGGAAACTATGCATCACAGGAACATTTATTAAAGATGTTAACGACCAAGAATATGACAGACTGCCATCATTCACATACtaagttaaagttaaatttgGTACCAGTACCAAAACCCATGTCTCAAAACAAAGCCTAGACTGAGTAATTCCTTAATGCATTAAGCAACAAAGCCAGCAATAGCTTTTAAAGAATCCAACTCTGAAAAGTAAAAACCACCATGCCCATATTCAATTTTGAACTATTAACACCCTCTAGtcctaattaataataattaatgatgGTCCAACATTCCCATATTGGCAACAATTCtctttctaaaagaaaaaaaaaattaacgaaaAAATATAATCCACAATAACCCTGTATTAGCAGAAAGCAAATATTTGTTCTCATTGCATTAGGTTTTAATTGTCAGCTCTTTCCATGATTGATTGCCACTATGGAAAAACTTGCTAAGGCAACCAAGCTAAAAACATACCAACTTTTCTCTCAGACATTTCTTCGAACACATTAAGTGCATACTCAAACATTGATATGAATAGAGAAAACAAGCAACTCAAACATATGTGTATGCTGATAGGATCAAACAATCATGGGCAACACAGATAAAATTATAGAGAATAGAGATACAAGCTTACCGGATTTTGTTTTGGAATCGACAGGTGGTTACACACGTATGTTCGCTGAATTTTAAACCTAAATTGTTGTCGTTGGCGGTTTATTTCAGGACTTCTGACAGAAGAAATTTAGTTTGCAGGGATTAATGTTGGACCTGCTACTGCTGCCTTCTCATGACATGAATAAAGTCACGATTGCAATATTGGGCCTAGAttctcaaaccaaaaataataatgggCCTAAAAAATACCACGGGAGaggggaatatatatatatatatatgggactAATAGTGTTCAACGCTTGTAATATTAACCACTGGGACTAATAGTGTTCAACGCTTGTAATATTAACTACTGCACACTCTTGATGCGgtagtcactctacaagtataaaagCTTGTGAGATATGGTGGATAAAtaccggggttcaagtctctagaggaaattttatacacatatacacttaaactatttgtaaattatatttgatttttatttgagttCCGTGGTCTATAAATAACAAGTCAGTGTTTGAAGAAGGCAAAATAGAGTTTTAGAGGTTTAGAAACCCTCCATTCCTTCTTATGTAAAAATCTTGTTTAATCTAATAATATCAGTCAATCCTATGTAATCTTCCCGCTCTCTTTTATGCTTTTAAGCAATCTCTTATATATCTTTAGAGAATACGCTTATTATATTGTTGACAATAGCTATTTGtaaattatgtttgattttcatttgagttATGTGGTCTGTAAATAGCTAGTCAGTGTTTGAAGGAAGGTAGAATAAAGTCTTAAAGCCTTAAAGCCTTAAAGGTTTAGAAACTCTTCCTTCCTTCCTATGTAAAAACCttgtttaatataataatattagttAATCTTATGCAATCTTCCGCTCTCCTTTATGCTTTTAAGCAATCTTTTATATATCTTTAGAGAATATGAGAAAAGACACAGATAAACACGAGTAATACAAAGGTGAACGTATAAGAGATTCAAAAGGGGTGTAAGACTAGCAtgtaaagaaatataaaaagatgcTTAAAGGCATAAAGGAGAGTAGAAGATTATATAAGATTGcgtaatattattatattaaacaaGGTTTTTACATAGAAAGGAATGAAGGGTTTCTAAACCTCTAAGGCTCTATTCTGTCTTCCTTCAAATACTGACTAGCCATTTAAATAGATCACGAaactcaaatgaaaatcaaacataatttaCAAATAGTTCTTGCTGACAATATAGTAAGCTGTATGGACTTTATTAGTAATGGACAAAGTTGTTGCAAAGGGCCGTAATAGTTTCTGGCAAATTCGGTTGAGAATGATAAAAGTTTCTGACAGAttcggatatatatatatattgataacaaaaatatttttttttatagaagggAAAaggtaattaaattattgtattttatttcttctaaaaaattttttttttatattaagatgcaatcaCTTGAAGTGCAAATGTAGTATTAAATTTTGGGCCAATTAATTTACTCCTTATTCATAAGACACTCTGAAAATCCTATGGATTGACAGGGGAGCGGATTGATGTCACATGACCAATAAACCTACTACCTAgtttctaatttcaaattaaaaggaCATTGGATTTATATGATTTTCACCCAAAATTCAAGGtttcttaaatatattttttcccatttttttttaatattacccATCACtttaaattaaagattaattaaGTTCATATTTATAATAAGCATTTGTATCAATAATAAATTTCGGTCTAATTTGATCCATTTTGACCCTTATAGTCCATTTGTATCCACTTGGCCAATAACTTTCACGCCGTTACACAAAGACATacaagtgtgtgtgtgtctatatatatatatatatagagagagagagagagagagagagagagagagagagagagagagagagagagagagagagagaggggttcaagttacattttttaaaccattagaTTTAATTAGAtccaatggtaaaaaaaaaactctcattaATGTTAATATTCTGATTAAGATCTCATTAATTATCtctcatttattataatttatatctatctctaaacccaaaaaaaaaaagtgttatatttgAACCCTCTCTCTACGTTTCTCTTCACTTTTTCCAATCTGTCGAAGTTGTCCTTGAAATATCTGTTCCCCTAAGAGCTTGCTTGTACAATGTTTGTGTGGTTGTTTATCCCAAAATCAAGATCTCTATAATTCACATAAGCTTGCCTTGGAAACGATGAAACATAAGGAGTCATGCAGTTGTGAAGCTTCCTAATCCAGTCAAAATGCTTTGCTGCATTTTTATCACCTGCTTCTTGCCACAAAGTTAAGTAATGGATTTTGAACAAAGTCCATTTCTGTGAGGAAATGGGATTTCCTGAAATCTTGCTCATCATTCCCCCGTACGGATTAAAGATAATCAAAGGACCGTCTTCTTGAAATAACCTTTGCCAGAGTCCCTCAAGTCCTGTCTGACAAAGTCTAAGTTGGCTTTGAAATAGTTCTTGAATATAACACTTTTGGGTTtagaaaaagatataaaatataataaatgtgggataattaatgagatcttaatgagaatattagcattaataaaggttatttttttaaaccgTTAGATCgacttaaatccaatggtttaaaaaagtGGAGCCACTTTTTCGCTATCTGGTGTGCTACGACAGATGCCTACCGAAGACAGTAGGCTCTTTGGTCACACTTCTAGCAACATCCAAACATGGcccttagaaaaatgataaaaacaggaaaacaaaaaagttcCTAAAGAATGTAATCAAATGATTAGGATATCACGCACAACCTGCATACAAGCAGCCAATGCAATATCCACAATGCAAACTAATCTTGGTGAGCAGGAATTGTTTTAACTTGGAGCACACTGAGGAAAAATGCTTGGAAGTCTACATAAAATGACTAATTGAACATGGCATAAGATGTTAAACAGTACAGTTTACTAACATCATGTAACAAATCAACATGGGTGTCAATTTTGGAACCCTGCTATATCAGATTGCACCACGGAGAACACAAAATTCTCATGATTGAGAAGCCTCAAAAGCAGCAGATCGTTTCTTCTCACTGCCCCAAAAGATGGAGCTCTGTAAAGGATGAATCATGAAACCCAAAATCAGTTTCCACTGGCCGGAGGGACTGTGGCAGGCTTTGCATCCTCAGCTTTCTCATGTTCTTTGTTTAACATCTGTAAAACACAACCTACATACATCAACCGAATTGATACAGGTGCGCTcaatggggagagagagagagagagagagagagagagagagcaagtaTTATTTGTGTCAGGAGAGGGCATGTCACCTTATTATTGATCAAGTTGTGGAGTGCGATGACACTTCGGATAAGAGAGGAAAGATATATTACCAACATCATATCGTTTGTTTTAACTGCACAAAGGGAAAAGAGagatttaaagaaaaactttaTGTACAGATTACTCCCATCTACCTGCCTAAATTAGAATGTCTAAATTTGTGGCATAGAGTATTACCTGCAAATGCCTTGATTAACTCATTCACATTGAGATTTGGAAGCAGGTTGAACACATCCTGAAGTTTTAAAAGATATGAGGAAATGTGGGACAGGTaaatgaagaagagaaagtATTGGAAGCACCAAATCGATtgatattcttaaaatattattttgaactCAATCAAACTTGATTTACTTCATTGAAAAAAGATAATCTTCTGAAAAAACTGCTGACACCATATGTGGGAAGAAAGATACACTTATCTTcacgaaaaataaaaaagagaggcaGGTAAATAACAATATCATGGTGAAAAGAGTAATGTGCAATAACAAACTATACCTGTAAATGATAAAGTATCTCATGATTTAAAGGAAGCTTCCCATCAATAACAAGATCAAGGTAACCACGTATCTCTCGTAGTCGCGCATCCAAACCCTTTAAAGCTGTGAGTTTTCCAGAAACCtgaacaaaacaaaaggcaaatcTACTTCTTCAAAATGTTTTTGCTCAGAGATAAGCATCCATTTTATAAAAGcttaattctgaaatttacacaaGATGTTGCTTcagcaaacaaagaaaagaaactgtgtgggggaaaaaaaaaaaaaaacctcatttgcAAGTGTACTAATGGTTGTATCCTTCACATCCCTTAATAAGTGTTCCACTCCTGTAGATAGATCATAAGAGAATGCAATTAGTAATGGAGATGAAAGATCATAAATTCAAAGATGAAGTCACTTTGcatctaatttcaaattctaaatggTGGAAAATGCTAGCAGGAAAATTGCAATTTTCATGTCATGGCATACCAATTTCCTCGACCTCATGGGCTGCAATTTCTGAAGGCACATGGACAAAAACCTTCTGGCTCTTTTGTGTAGCATTCTGTTACACATAATCAAGCATTAGATTAACATCAAGGGAGGAAACTGGATACATCTTGTTGAGAAAAGAACAATAACTTTGAGACTTCCATTAGTCTCTTCTAAAATGATATATTGGAATTGCACTCAATAGTTCACCATATGCAATCTCTATATAAAGATAGCAGATAAGAAAACGAGATATTTTTCTTACCTCTTTGACTTCTTCAACGTCATAGTAAGCCTTAGTGGGTATCCCCAGCTCTTTGGGCTGGACATCAATAATGACCAAGACAGGATTTGGGACATAGCTACAACAccacccaaaaaatatatatattatcacaAAAATGaacctcacacacacacacacacacacacacacacacacatatatatataaagagagagagagagatacagaATATATTGCAAACCCACCAAACCTCATGCTGGTGTTATAGAGTTCAATCAATATTTGATTGGTCAAAACAACAAGATATTGAACATGAGGGCCTAAAGCTAGTATTGAAGACAGAAAataacatacacacacatatacatacatacgaACGCATGATACAGTTACATGAATAGCCAGCTGTAAAAACTTTTCCTCATAAATTAAGATATATGATCTTACTTGTGGAATAATCTGTGAATATCTAGATCATTCTCCCGTAGCTTTGGTCCTGTACTATACCAACCTACCACGTGCTCCTTGGCTGTAACATTATTAGAACATATAGAGAAAAGTTAGAATTCCCCATGGAATTTTTTTAACAGACATCATATTTACCcttaaactaaaacaaaaactaccGTTGATTCTCTTGAACATAGAGAACATCGCTTCGTGGTAATTGTGGTCAAGAAACCATATGCTTGGATCCTTATCGTCTTCTTCAAAGGGCACTGAAATTACAAGATCACCAATAAGAAAAGGTAATACCAGTGAAACCCTTATTATGCAATGAATCATACTTtgaaatgaaatacaaaacttaGAAACCCTTTGACCTGATAAAATTGgtcaacatttttttcttttaattattagtaAGTTTGCACTATACAGCAACTACCATACAACAAAGCAATATGTAATAACACATTAGAAAAAATCTCCTTGATTTTCTTTCAGAAACACATAAAAGTAAATTGACATATTTAGACTACACTCTTCCTAACTAGTACACTTGCTCTAAACACCACTCTCAATATAACTATTACAAAGCATAGAGGCCATAACAGTGATTTCATTGACTTGAAAGTTTGAAACCACTCAGAAAATAATCCTAATTATCCTATTAAACTAGTgtcatcacaaaaaataattaaaagagtGTGCCATTTAAAGTGGAGCCAATCTTTCAAGACATTTGATAGCCCAAATTGTCTAAACCAGTATCGGATTCAATACGAGTGTGAGCAGCGGCACGTGTACTAAGTCTCACATCTGGCATTATACTAGGTCAATCAATTTAGTGTCTATAAAGTACAAACTATTACAAGGAGCCTAATTGTAACTTAACTTGTACTTTTGGGTAGCATTGGCTctattgttgaaaattaaagTTTGATACAAATCGCAAAGTTAAGCCCTCGAACAATAGCAACTCTCTTTCCAATAAATCTAACAATCAATCAAGGTTTCCACTATAAAACCCAGATTCATATAGTAACTCActaaaaaaccctaaaataaaagttttcacAAAACcatataattaacaaaattacgtAATGCCACGCTCAAATTTCCAATCACATTACATAGTGCTTTAAAATCCACAgttttgaaaccctaaaatctACAACTTTCAttagatctaaaaaaaaaaaaaaaaaggaaaattgaggaggtaaacatatacatatatatatatatatatatatatatatatatatatatatatatatatatatatatatatatgtaaaagagGGATTTGGGACCTGCATAGCTGTTGGTGACATCAACGGTGCCTTTGAAGGTGCTACCGAGTAGAACGCCGACGACTCGGCGGCGAGTGTCCTTGGCGACTCGGTTGTAGTTGTCGACGATGCTGAGGAGAACCAATGGGTGGACGATCACCTTCTCGATTGGTTTCGACGATATTTGCTGTGACTTTATCACATCcatagcttaattttttttgttctttccgACGAAGAGActttgaaaatatgtttttgtttttggtactTTCTTGCTTTGTGTTTTTCTGAGTGTCTTGTGTAGAAAGAAAtgagttaaaagttaaaacaaaatccaaatacGAAACAGAGacggagttttttttttttaatagtttctcTACTCTGAAACCGCTTTGTGAGATCGCGTTTTATGGAATGTGATTGTCAACGAGCTGTATCTAACAACGTGTTTGGCGAATTGGCTTGAGTCAACTgttaacataaatttttttactcactaaTAACCAACCATTTAATAtattagcagtttgtaaaaaaaaaaaaaaaaaattataaaatagtttgtaccTTTAGCATTTTCCGATGTAAGATTTGAGAATTGATGATAATATTGTTTTACCGATAATTAGAAGGAAGATTGGAGTGGTGTCGGCTACTAGTGTTTTGTCGTTTAAATTAGAGATATAGGGCTTTTGTGCATAGATGATTGTTTAAGTCTCCAAACTTTTTTAAGGTTGGTTCAATCACTTGATGATAAATGTTCACGGTAGGGGTGACCACAGGTCGATCTAGGTCAGGTTTACCATAATGGATTATGCTTAACTCTTTTGGACTATAACATCTTCAACacatctatatttatataatatctaaaaccTGAAGTgtaacatttattattgttaagcCATATCAGCATAATATTTCGATTCATTCAGTCTAATTTGGACCACTTTAGTCCATTTCAATTCATTGCGATCTTTTGTGGACATAATCACACTATAACAataatatatgtgtatatatatttctattgatcagatatcatgaaaattttttctataCTAATAAAAccttactttatttttttttagtatttgtatttaataaaaatttccattgaattataaattcattaaagggctctctctctctcactctctctttgaGTAGAAGAGAGTATTGGTCTTatctattattttcattttttactgaACCAAAAAACATATCCTCAAAACCTATCCAATACATGGAATACCTTTTAATTTCATAGGTAAGAATTTTAGACCAACAGCAAATAAGGGTGGAAAACTAGTCATTTCCAAGACATCCTAATTAATATATAGTTTAGGGGGTAAGCGTGCAATTTCATAGcttggttatatatatagtttttactTGACAACACTAATTGGATTTAGTAAGAATAATAATGGACATATATGATTATACGTGTGACTCAACTTTCATGGTTCATACTATTTTGATTATAGAATAATTGTATTTCTATCTATTCTTTCAATTTTACACTATAGTTATAAAGCAAACATTTttagtcataatttttttcaaaaactagCTTTCTAAATAAAAAGTGATGCATTAACAGattcttagaaaatttttatattaaaaggaaaatttttgtgaCATTTAGTACGGAATCAACCATAAGTGATTTTGATGGaaaagaatttcaaatttcattttgataaataacaaatgatTAAGTAGAAATGTATTAAGAACaataattttgtatcttttcttttgtttatattttgttaatattaaatagctgctagttttatttttcatatattagtttagtttaaattttaggagattacttatatattttgttaatgttaAATATAGATGCTAGTTTGGTGGCAAACTGGCAATAATCGTATGATCTTATAGGTTTTTTTTGAGGAATGTATTCTTATAGTTATATTATGTGAGTCACATGTAGCATATTTGTTTCTTACAGTATAGGtcaaggaaagaaaaaggaaataattCGATTCAAAGGAATCTGAAACcgattagaaaaaaattatgctgCTCATGGacctcatttttctttcatcagCCAAAATAACACCAAAAAGAGGTGACTTGTTTAATATTCCTTCACCCCTTACTAGTAATTTTCAGGCAACATCTTCTATGACttcattcttctctttttttttttttttttttttttttttttcttctcttggtTTCTTTATGAACATCATTTTGATATACATTTGATCTAAAGTTTGCTTAATCTTTATATAGGAGATCCTACAAGCTTACCATTCCTAGAAGGTAAGCATATTTTTGAACTTTATGGTCTTCAACCATATGTGCTGAACTTAGTATTTTAATATACTGGTTCCAACTTCCCACTGTTTTTGTagtatttttgtattatagaaaGCCGAGGTTTACTGGTCAACATGGCATCCTTTTTCAGCATATCAGGTAATCCATCTAACAGTTTATAAATAATCTACCATTTCAGTACATCTgcttaagttaataaaaaatctAGCTTGTAAACTAATTTAATGCGACAGGGTTTTTATCTGTTAGaagtttataatattatttacttAGTTTTAAGgcatcataaaaaatttaacatcaCAATGTATGTTAAAACACTTaacttgaaataaaaaatgtagaGTGACATTACTTTGAGCAGAAGGTGCAAAAAAACTGAATGATTGCTTAACTTGGCATGCTTATTAAGGAAGGACCTAATGTAATACAGATTCACATGCTATAGAGAAATTTGCTTTTACAAATAAGTGATTGTGAATTCAAAAAACTGAACAACACATGAAACCGATGTCATTACTTGGTTCTTTACAATACAGTGAATGTTATTAGTTTCAATAGAGAATAAGTCCCCTGCATTTCATCCTTAATTTCCTTACCTTACAAGTGATATGAAACCTATCTGCAAAAGCTGGCATATTTGGATGGAGAGGATTTCCATTTGCTCCATTTTTTCATAAAGTCGTCCAAAATTTGTAATGGTGAAAAGTGACTATGCTGAAGCACCGTTTATGGCCATAGATctttaaaatattcatattaaCATCCTGTATAGTTCTTAAGATAACTCCACCAAAGACTTTTAAAAACCCTATCTATTCATTGTGAATGAAGTTTGCCCCCTGATAATCCAGAATATTCAACATAAAGTAATCGAAAAGGCAACTCTTCAACCCTTGAAATCAAGTTTGCCTATGGAaagttgtaaaatttcaaagaaTTCAATTGATGACTTTTGCTTTAAAGTTATTCTACTtgatagtcatgtcatcaaagGTCAGTTCAACTGGAGGGCTACAAATTCTTCATCTATATACTAAGCCACcttagtttttgtttatttaattgttaGTGTATTCTAAAGGCACTTTTTTTCCTATTCCATTGCAGTTCTGGTATGGACTGACATGGTAGCAGCTTATGCTGTGTGGGTGATGATGACATACTTAACAAATGTCTGGAGGCTTGACGTAACCCATGCTGCTGCAATTGTGAATGTGTTTACTGGTGCTGCCACAATAATGCCTATAGGCATGGCCTTCCTTGTTGATGCTTTCATGGGTGACTATTGGATGCTATTGCTCTCTAGTCTTGCTTATAGCTTTGTAGGTTTTCCAAAATTTCCTTCACTCATTCATGTGTTTCTACTCTGCAACCAatattgcaatttttattttggtttaagttgctttaatttatatttaccACTTCAAACATCATATAATATTGGTGCAACAATGTAGAATGAATAGTCGAGAAGCAACATTGTCTTTGATAATGTTCGTACTAGTATAGATCTTAAAATGTTCAATTCAATCTTTTCCACCATATAGGCTTTGAAAAAGTCTGAACTTCTACCAGGAGATGTACTAAGTATTGGGTGTCACTGCAGGGGATGAGCTTCTTGGCAATGTCAACACCACCTGTCCTTTCTAATGTTGCAGGCAACTGTAGTGCCTACAAGCCAGATTGCATTGGTGATGCCCAGAAAGCTCTCTTCTACACAGCATTAGCACTCATTGCTATTGGGATATCTGGCCATATCACATCCTTAGAGTCTTTCCTGAATCAACAAAAGCTGAACCAAACAGGTGATAGGAAAAAGCTATGGAATTGTGTTGGCAACTTTGCTGTGATTCTTCTCGCACTTATTGGAAGTATTGCACTACCATATATAAAGCCATGGTCTGTCCGATTTGGAATACCAGCAATATGTACAGTACTGTCAACTTTTCTATTCATATGTGGCTCGTGTAAGTCATGTTCATATGAACCAGGCAGCAAAAATGAGGTGAAGGATACAAAAATCTTTATACGCATGATGCCCATGTGGATGACCTTCATTATTTGTGGGGTTGTGATTTCCATAGGAAACACTTACTTTTTAGAGCAAGCAAAAAATATGAATCACAAGGTTGGAAAATTGAAGGTCCCTCTTcccatatttaaaattttctatgacCTTGTAAAAGATCTTTTCACCAAACTGTATattgaagcaaaaaaaataattccacGAAATTATTTAGCCCCCTGTGGAATCATTGTAGCAATGCTACTTTCAATACTATGTTGTATCACAGCTGCAAGAATGGAATCCAGAAGGCTAGATGTGATTAGAAGGCATTGTTTACATGACAAACCTAATGGCAAAATCCCAATGAGCATGTTCTTGCTTCTTCCACAGTATCTCCTTCTTGGTGCCCTTGATGGAATGTCCAATTTCAGCATTGACTGTTTCTTCTCCAATCACATTCCAGCATCAATGAGACATTACTCGCGATTTTTCACTTATGGGGTAATTGGAACAGGAACTATGGGTAGTGTCCTTTCAGTGTATGTTGTTGGAAAGGTCAGTGAAAGTGGAGGGAAACCAAGTTGGTTTCAGGACACACTGAATAAAAGTCGTTTGGATAACTACTATTGGACACTGACAGTATTGAGTTCTATTAGTCTTGTTTTGTACATCTTGGTGGCATTGTGGTACAATAAGAAGTGTGAACAATCAGTCCAGCTTCATGAAGATGATTAGTGCTAGTGGTTTGTTTGTATCAAGGAATTTAATGAGAATGATTTGGATTTCAATATTTAGTTTAGATGACTTAAATAGAGTAtgaaatgacttttttttttttttttctattgattaaatttatggggggggggggatttgaGCTTTGTTAATATGTGAATTTGAAATGAATAGGAGTAAAATGCcattttaaattcataatatcaCAAATGTTTTTGTTTAAACTAAATCCCCAAAGCTTACACTATCATGTTTTGTTACATTTATACTAGCAATTATTGTTCGAATCCTTTGATCTTAAATCCTCAAATCGAAACACAACCTTGGGAATTTCACATCCTACTTATCAAACACACCATGGTACTTAATTACGTTTGGCCTTGTGTCTTCGCTTTGTTAAATTACCGACTATTCTAAATGCTTAAACTGTTAGGAAAGACAGGGATTGAACTCAGGATCTCCTGCTTTAATACCATATTAAATTACCGATTTTTCCAAAAGTTTAAGTTGTTAGGAAATTGTGAGTTTAATCccttaaccataattctaacatgcTTGAGCAGTGGCTACACAACAAATGATTTAAATTTCAATGTTATAGTGGACTGGAGCCCCTTCACAGGCAGGCTTGTCTGAAGTGGAACTTGCATCAATCAATAATGGAGGTCCTTTCCTGTCGGGGTTTCAGTGGCATCTCTCTTCCCTCCATTTTGCAGAACCAGAGATCAGTTCTTGAGTTGTAGTCCCTTCTCTTATCATAGTTAAAAAAGCCCTTATAATAATTTCTTCTTACCTTCTTTAAGATAAATAAGGGAATTAATAATTAGGTCTGGTGAGAAACATTATCAAAAAAGggagagggaaaaagaaaactCTTCAGTTCCATTAACTTCACAAACGTCAATCAATACAGAGAATACTGACACATTGAATTGGAGAATACAAGGAAATGGATGTAAATTGAAATTCGTCTAAGaatattaacaacaacaaacaataacaaTGCACATCATCTTCCTAATGTTGGGTAGGTTCTTCATTCTTTGATGCTTAATTGACATCTTCATTTGGTGGGTCTCTATAGGTGTACTGTAATGCCACCAAGATGcacaaaaaaagatttatacaACTCAACACTGTCAGTGTCCAATAGTAGTTATCCAATCGACTTTTATTCAGTGTGTCCTGAAACCAATTTTTTCTTCCTCCCCTTTCACTGAATTTACCCACAACATAAACCGAAAGGACACTACCTACAGTTCCTGCTCCAATTACACTGTGGCGGAAAAGTTTCAAGTAGCGGCTCATTGAGGCAGGAGCTTGATTAGTGAAGAATTGATCAATGCTGAAGTTAGACATTCCTTCAACAGCACCAAGAAGGAGAAACTGTGGAAGAAGCCAGAACACGCTCATTGGGATTATCTCCTTACTGTCATTAGGTTTGTCAAGTAATCCATGGCTTCTAATCATGTCAAGCCTCCTGGTTTCCACTTTTGCAGCTGTGATACAGCAAAGTATAGAAAACAGCATTGCTACTATGATTCCATAGGGGGGTACATATTTTCCAGGAATCATTAATTTTTCAGTTAATTTGACATACTTTTTATGGAACTTGTCTTTTACAAGGTCatagaaaaatttaaatatggGAAGAGGGACCTTCAATTCTCCAACCTTGCGATTCATATCATTTGCTTGATCTAAAAAATAAGTGTTTCCTATGGAAATCACAACCCCACACATAATGAAGGTCATCCACATGGGTATCATGCGTATAACCATTTTAGTATCCTCCACCTCTTCTC
This genomic stretch from Castanea sativa cultivar Marrone di Chiusa Pesio chromosome 9, ASM4071231v1 harbors:
- the LOC142610817 gene encoding 26S proteasome non-ATPase regulatory subunit 7 homolog A-like, which encodes MDVIKSQQISSKPIEKVIVHPLVLLSIVDNYNRVAKDTRRRVVGVLLGSTFKGTVDVTNSYAVPFEEDDKDPSIWFLDHNYHEAMFSMFKRINAKEHVVGWYSTGPKLRENDLDIHRLFHNYVPNPVLVIIDVQPKELGIPTKAYYDVEEVKENATQKSQKVFVHVPSEIAAHEVEEIGVEHLLRDVKDTTISTLANEVSGKLTALKGLDARLREIRGYLDLVIDGKLPLNHEILYHLQDVFNLLPNLNVNELIKAFAVKTNDMMLVIYLSSLIRSVIALHNLINNKMLNKEHEKAEDAKPATVPPASGN
- the LOC142609774 gene encoding protein NRT1/ PTR FAMILY 5.5-like isoform X4; the protein is MSTPHVLPDAARNCDAHKPDCIGDAQKVLFYTALVLIAIGISGHITSLESFLEQQKENQTSAQENSEKPMPHQVAGSLFVVLLAIVGCIALPYIKPWSVRFGIPAICTVVATFLFATGSRSYKPSGPQPEGSPLTTVCRVFVASASKTFRHLPPNDIQEPYTRSLRCLDKAAIEVQTQNQEQIEQSRWKLCTREEVEDTKMVIRMIPMWMTFIMCGVVISIGNTYFLDQANDMNRKVGELKVPLPIFKFFYDLVKDKFHKKYVKLTEKLMIPGKYVPPYGIIVAMLFSILCCITAAKVETRRLDMIRSHGLLDKPNDSKEIIPMSVFWLLPQFLLLGAVEGMSNFSIDQFFTNQAPASMSRYLKLFRHSVIGAGTVGSVLSVYVVGKFSERGGRKNWFQDTLNKSRLDNYYWTLTVLSCINLFLCILVALQYTYRDPPNEDVN
- the LOC142609774 gene encoding protein NRT1/ PTR FAMILY 5.5-like isoform X3; its protein translation is MPIGMAFLVDAFMGDYWMLLLSSLAYSFGLSFLAMSTPHVLPDAARNCDAHKPDCIGDAQKVLFYTALVLIAIGISGHITSLESFLEQQKENQTSAQENSEKPMPHQVAGSLFVVLLAIVGCIALPYIKPWSVRFGIPAICTVVATFLFATGSRSYKPSGPQPEGSPLTTVCRVFVASASKTFRHLPPNDIQEPYTRSLRCLDKAAIEVQTQNQEQIEQSRWKLCTREEVEDTKMVIRMIPMWMTFIMCGVVISIGNTYFLDQANDMNRKVGELKVPLPIFKFFYDLVKDKFHKKYVKLTEKLMIPGKYVPPYGIIVAMLFSILCCITAAKVETRRLDMIRSHGLLDKPNDSKEIIPMSVFWLLPQFLLLGAVEGMSNFSIDQFFTNQAPASMSRYLKLFRHSVIGAGTVGSVLSVYVVGKFSERGGRKNWFQDTLNKSRLDNYYWTLTVLSCINLFLCILVALQYTYRDPPNEDVN
- the LOC142608786 gene encoding protein NRT1/ PTR FAMILY 5.5-like, which produces MASFFSISVLVWTDMVAAYAVWVMMTYLTNVWRLDVTHAAAIVNVFTGAATIMPIGMAFLVDAFMGDYWMLLLSSLAYSFGMSFLAMSTPPVLSNVAGNCSAYKPDCIGDAQKALFYTALALIAIGISGHITSLESFLNQQKLNQTGDRKKLWNCVGNFAVILLALIGSIALPYIKPWSVRFGIPAICTVLSTFLFICGSCKSCSYEPGSKNEVKDTKIFIRMMPMWMTFIICGVVISIGNTYFLEQAKNMNHKVGKLKVPLPIFKIFYDLVKDLFTKLYIEAKKIIPRNYLAPCGIIVAMLLSILCCITAARMESRRLDVIRRHCLHDKPNGKIPMSMFLLLPQYLLLGALDGMSNFSIDCFFSNHIPASMRHYSRFFTYGVIGTGTMGSVLSVYVVGKVSESGGKPSWFQDTLNKSRLDNYYWTLTVLSSISLVLYILVALWYNKKCEQSVQLHEDD